CCTTGCAACAGGAGTAAGTCTTGGAAGGATCGAGGAGTTTGAGTAGCGCATTAAGATTTGTGGTATacgccttctcaatagcctcctcaatcaacttctTCAATGCTTTGGCCAACTCACCAAGTCCATTTCCACTcccatgcctaacctggataagccagtcgatggcctcccgGAGGTtttccgggcagtccgtgAGCTTCTTAAATTGCGGTGCCATGCTTCAGAAGTGAATGCTCAAAGGATGCGCAACCTCAAGCAACCAGTCACCAATTTTGGGTTGCAGACCCCGACTCCTGAGAAAATGCGTTTAGCACTGGACGGCGGACGAACAACCTTATTTATCTTCTCAACTACATTAGCTGCACTTGTGCCAGATGAGGGACGTATTTACATACCATGTCCAAAAATAGCATCCGCCCTGCTCACCGATTCCCAGCCTTCAGCGTCTAGACACCCAGAATTGCAATACACTTTAGGTCGGGGTTGAAGCTTCTCAACTACATTCAAGTGCTTAGAGGCAGAGAGGAATATGCGCGACCTACGAAATACTGGAGCTAATATTCACACCGAATCATCTCCAGATCTCATAAAATTACTGGCCTACCCCATTACTTCCACAGTCCACTAATCTGACAAAGTGCATCTTCCCGACACTCTAAGGCGAGCTGAAGTTGGGGGATGTAGGTAATCGCCTCGTGCGTatcagcagcaggcgtGGTAACGGAAATGCTACTCCCCCTTCCGCTTCCACAAGCAGTGGGATTGTCGATGCGTGACGGATGAAGGCGCAATATAAACATGGCGTATACCGAATCTAACTCGGAGTATGACCGAAGATTAGTGCGGACTATAAGCAATTGTATGAGACAAGAGTGGTAAGGGGCGGCGGAATACCGTGGTTACGATGTAGAGCATAAGCGAAGACGGAGGACAAGGCAGCATAATGAATATAATATACTCATCCAAGATCGTCGGAAGAGCAGAAGCATCGCCTCGATACCCGGATCGCCAGCCAAGCAAACTTGGCAGACCGACCTATACAAGATAAGGAAGCATGAGGATTCTGTGGAGTAGCTCCACGGAAGGGCATTCAGCTATTAGACAAGGCCCATGATGGTACCGCATGTGTTTAGTGACATGGAACCAAGAGCagactacgattccgtagaagaccctcaagcccaaactggatggatgcacgcttggatggcaccagtgacgatcGGCAACAGACCGAGGTGGTTCCCGCAACCAGTATTAGCGTGAGGCTGCAGCCCCGCAAGGCCGAGAGTATGCTCTATTCACGtggccacatagcacactatatGATAAAAGAATATAATAATAACGAGGAAAAACGTTTTAGGATGTATATATGGAGTTATAGATGTAGGAGTATGGTGTTATGGTATTGTGCAGTTATTGCCATACGTCCAGCAATTCTCGGGATGCCCAGAGTTACGCTATCTGAAGTGTCTATCATAAAACCACTATTGATTCTACCTACTGCAGCCACTAGCACGTAACAATATTTAATATTCAAATATGGCGTTATTTGTACTCTTTACTGCTGCTGGGTAGTTATCGCTGCATACCTTTAGTTCATTTGCTTCTTGTTTTATATTGCGCGGTAAGCGGCTAAGCATATTCTATCGCCTTTTGCGGCTAATAAGTGCTCACACTCTCCTACCTATTTGCTTAAAAGTGAACATGGAGCATCGCAGTACCACCAACTCACGGTGATGTGTCCCTTCGAACAGTGGGCAAGTCGGCGCTTTTGGAATATTGGTTGGCCTCCTCATAGTCGCCTTTCGGCAGGATGTTGTTCGTCACATACCTTATCACACGAGTTTTCGCGTGTTTATTGCACGCTATGTATATATAATACTTTTGAAGATACCGCAGGTTGTACGTGTTAGGTCACGTTATCTGGTAACAGTTCGAAAACATCCTTCGCGCTGTGGTGACGCATCATTGCCTTTCAATGTTGAACATACCCCAAATAGTATGAAAATTGCCTAATGACATCTCCATTTAGACAAACACAATCTCTTTTCGGGAGAGGTACCATCTCGAAGTGCTACACAATAGCATCGATTTTGCTATATTGAGCTTCTATATTAGAGGTATGCGATATTGAACTATTTTTCACCACACGTGTTGACGCCGGTGGTAGCTCAGTTGGTAGAGCGGCAGACTGTAGAATTGTGGCTATCTGTTGGTCGGTGGTTCGATTCCGCCTCACCGGACTTTTTCACTTCGACAGATTGGTCTTTAGCCTCCCAACCAGCCTTTCAACTAGAAACATTTGAAGGCTAACAGTGTTATTTATACATTAATATATGCGTTTTAAACGCTGGCTGCATGCCGATCCACCTCGTCGATGGTTCGTTTATGTCTCGGGTTGACGAAATGCGGCAGCTGGGAATTCTTGAGGTAGCGTATGTTGACTGCGATTTGGTCTTTGTACGCTTCCATTTCCGTCCACCCGTTAATGATTTCCTTGAAGCCCTTGATTGACATTCGCATGTCGAATGTTTTTGCGGTGGGCTCCGTCGTGCCCGTAGTGGTGTCTTTGCCGCTTACATTGCACTTGAAGCCGAAAAACACGCATGATGCGTAGTCCCATTCGTGATGCTGCGTTTATTTACAGCACGAAAAATGTCTTTACCTTGTACTTGAAGAACTCCGGCCACGGCCTGACAAGGATGCTTGGAACGACTTCCAATTTTTTAATCAAAAAGCGCATCCGGCTGCCAATCCAGCCTTCCCACTTGCCATGTATCTGCAATTTGTATGCTACGGGTACATTGAATGCGCCTTACGTGTTCCGTTGCTGCCATCACCTCGATGACGAGGAAGTGCTTGTGGGAAGCAAACATGTCCTCCTTTTCAAGGACCTGCTGCCATACCCTGGACATATCGGATGCCTTTCTTTGCGATTTGAGTAGTTCATGCGCCCTTTTGAACTCCTCTGTCAGTATCCTTTTGGTGGTGAGCGTGATGTTGTGCGTGGAGTTCATTGAGGGGAACGCAGGCGTGATGACCGGCATGAGATGCTGTCTGTCCTGCGAGCATTTGCACTTTTTGCTGACATTCTAAACCTACGGTTGGGTTGTTTCTGGGATCCCAGACTTTGAATGCCATGTATCCGGGGAGGTTTGGCACCTCCTTGATCTTACAGAGCATGACGGGGAACTTCCAATTCCACTGCGCGTACACTCTGAAGAACTTTTGTATGAGTTGATTTGGGAGGAAGTTAGGGTAGAGTTGGCAGACCCGTGCCGTGAGAATAGCCCACGCTACTCCACCCATGTATCCCATGACGGTGGTGTAGAGTCCTCTCCTGTTGGCCCAGAGTTTTACGTATCTGAGCGTCGTCCTGAAGTTTTCCTTGTTGGGTACCAGTGCTAACATGAGCGCTGCCACTCTGCATCCGTTGATGCTGCGTGCGGTGGGTTCGTTCATGTTTCTGAGTACTGCGTCGTCGAGGACGTCGATTTCCTCGGGCACGGTTGAGGCCGGGAGGCTGGCGAAAAGCAAGTCAATATCAATGCCATCATATGTAAGTTTGATTACTGGCGTGTATGCGTCGGGCACGGCGTGCAATTTGGTGATTAGGTTGACTTGCTTGAGTAGGTTGTAGAAGTCGGTGAAGAAAGCGTCCCTGGTGACTGACTGCGGGCAGAGACATAGGCAATCGATATCGCTGTCCGGAGCCACAATTCCAAGCCTGTATGAACCGAACGTTAGGAGTTTGGCTGATATTTTTGCAGCTTCGTCGTCCGGTATTCCTAGGTGTCGCGCTGCGTTTTTCCGGACGAATTGCTGCAGTAGGCGGTTGAGCGCCTCTAAAACCTTTTCTCTCTTGAGCTTCCCCTCTTCAGTTTCGTACAGGTTCTGTGCGCGCAAGAACTTCAGGAGTTCTGCCGTGGCCTCTCTGTCGCCTTCCGCCGGGCCATCGACACTGACGGGTTCAGTAATCCCGTACCTGTCCTCACTGCTGTTCGCATTTGGTTCAGTCATTTGCCCTAAACGAGTGAGTTAGCCGTCGTGTTTTGCAGCTACTCCCTGAGACGACGGTGCTTGATCGCCTTCCGTACGACGCGATCCCTGTTGCTGGGCAGATTCGCCTTTTGTTTGGAGATTAGGCCTGCTCAAAAACATTACCGCATTACCACATGACTTGAATATAACCGCCACGTGGTATCGATGTCGACTTGAGACGTGATTCCTCCTTCAAGTTCTCTGTAGTTGACTTGGCGTATATATGCTAGTGGAGGCCTATAGTAGCCCGCACGAATGTGGGCGTCAGCTAGCCCATACGAGAATTGTACTGTATAAGGAATTATTTCCTGTGAGACACGCTCTCCCTCAGATAAAAAACTGCTTAACGTGGGTCATGAGCCATGCGCAGACAGGCGGAGTGGCTGGGTTGCATACCAAGAACGGACACACCGGAGACATAATCAGATTTATAAGAGCGCTATTGTAAATGCTGTTTCGTGATATGCTACATACGATCATCCGGTTAAGCAGCAGTTGTCGGGACGCGTGATAACCTTGTGGTTGTGCATTAAGAACGAGTAAATATCGCACACATTCACCAATAGGCGGCTCATTCCACCATATTTAACGCTTCGGAGGCAGATTTCACGTGATGTGTGAGCGGATATTGCGTTGTTTTTGCCTCTTGGATCTGGCTGCTTCCCAAGGCAATTGACTTCATTTTTGTGTCAGGAAAATTCAGAGAGGCGCACTTTTTTGTTTAAGAACACACTTTAGAACATCCGTAATTGGCTATTGGCTTTCTGGTTCTGTTATCGCTACCGTGGGACATTGTCTACTTCAAATGTTTTTGCTGACTCATACGTAATGCCGTAATCTgtagcgatgtggagtttGAGTCGAGATAGTAGCGCGAATGGCGCTGAAGGTCGAGCGTCTGTGTTGGACACGTTATTACTGCGTTCTGCGACGGATGATGTTGACGTGTCTTCCAAGGGTTATTGCACTTCCGTTGAGACAGATTCTGCTACGCCATACTTGAGTTCAGATGCGTCGTCGAATCGCGTCACGGGTTCTCATGTCACGACGACTCTTTCCCCCACGAACTCTAGGGAGCCCAGGACCCCTACTACGCGGTCGGAGCAGCTAGCGATTCTTCTTGCACGAAACTACGCGTCTGCGCCCGCATGCTCGCTAGAGTTCGTGAACCTCACCTCCAGCCTTCGGGACTCGCGAGAAACTCAGCGCGATTCCGATATTACGCTGCTAGACAACTGTTCGTGCCCGTATGCGCGTCAAAACTCAACAACGCAATCCCCCCTGAACGAGGATCCGTCTCCGAGTAGTCAGGACCAGTGGATTAACGCTTCCGGCGATGAAGAGCCGACTGAAAACACCGATGACATGCCATTGGATTCGGCACTGGTGGATGAGAATGGCTGCGAGGATACGCAATCTGTTGAGCGGGAGTCGTCGAGAGCCTGCGCTTTGATGAATATGCACGAGGCAACTCAGGCGGTGGAGAACGGCGTAGAAGACGGCATCGAAACCACATGTTATCCTTTGGGTCCTCTTGTGCGCCGAAATTGCGTAGATGTCGGCACGAGCCCCATGCCACCTTCGCCAGGTGAACCCGAGCCGTCGCCTCCGACATCTCATGCCGTCGAAGCTGGAACTAGCCCTATAGAATCGGTGAAGAAATCAATTCCTGtatacagccgcagcctgCTCTATCGGATTAGGGTGCCCCTTGCCCAGAGACTCCGCAATTCATGCTCCACCTTGGGTGGAAGCTTACCAAGCCCCCGCCGGTCTAGCGTTCAGCGCACTAACATGAGTTGCGAGCGTAGAAGCGTCTCATTGCGCCTAAGCATTCAGGAAACTGCGACTGTGGACATCGAAAATGAGAGATCGGCCTCTACGGTGTCGTTTTCTGCCACATCCTCTGATTTGGGGTCCACCATAAATTCAGACAACGCGTCGTCGGAAGGCGGCACTTTTGTGAAGCGCGTTCGCTGCTTACAGCACAGGCGCGAGGGAAAGCGACGACGGGCATCTCGCACGTCACCAAATCGTGGGATATTGGTGTCTGGAGAGCTATGGCCCAATGGCACCATGAAATACATTGGCCCCGATCGTGACCCTGGGCAGGAAAACAGCCACGGTGACGATCGtatatcgctgctcaatcagaTGCTTGCCAGGCACTATTACCTATGTACCGCGCCACCGGAGCAGTAGCCATCAATGGTAAACTTCTGGAGTGCAGCCGCCGCTATCGCAAGGTTAACACCTGAGGCAAAACAGCCACTACGAACTCATATAAGTCGGTTTAGTTGCTTGAGCACTTTGTTCTATGTTTAACCGTGGTCCGGTGGCACTTTCCCACGCGTTTCTGTGCCAGAGCGCTGTCGCAGAGGCACGATATTTATGCTGCCTGCTCTGTTAGGCGTTTCCGATAGACGTTCTTAAATGCTGGAATTGGCGTTTGAAACGACTGCTATCATTCCGCCGTAAGCGCCAGTTTCCTCGTGTTGAAGTACGGCCGCAAGGCCCATTCAGTTTCCAGGTCGCGCATGTCCACCGTGCCTAGTTCGATCTTGAAGGGCCGCATGACGAACCTCGGTCCCACTTCTGTCAGTTGCACTTCCTTATCTTCACCTATGAATCTTTGTAACGGCAATTGCTTTTATTTCCTACCTTCCCGGTTGTTCGCTGCCCACACGTGGTGCCTGAAGTGGATATAGTCGCGCTTATTGACGAAGGAGAGCACTCGCGTCTCGTCTTGGTTGGCGGGGGGGAACATGTACCGTATGATGTTTTTCATCCTTTCACCAAGTTGTGATGAGAAGTTGTGAAAAATGAGGTGCGGATATGCCTGTAGTGGCATGGGATATAGCGGCCGTTTTCACTCTTACCTCGGACATTGTAGGCGGCTTTTCGGGCAAGTCATGCCTCAAAACCACCTCAGAGAGCTGGAAGTATGCAGTGGGTCCATGCGGGAGATGGCAGATGATCATGGCGTTCGGCTCTCCTCTGTGCTCGTACAGGAGCACAATGTCCGATACGTCCTTTGACTTGCAGAATGCGACCAGATCCTTGAGAATGTACGACCCCCTGTTCATGCGCTCGGAATTAGGTATGATAAGCCTGATTTCTTTGGCGAACTGCGATAGCCTGGAGGAAGGATCACGTGAGGTGGTCACCATGACCTTCGGCTCCTTGATACCTAAAGAGCATTTAGAACATGTCAATAGATGATACACGTAGATGTAACGTCGGATGCAACCACAACAGCGCCCGTAACCTACCCACAAAGGCGTACTCGTCATCGGCGTGGGTATGCTCCTCTCGGTGGTGGGCATCTAGGAGGTCCAGAGACCCTTGAACCTCACCGCTGAGGTGCCTTAGCTCTGTAGGTATCGGTTTGTTGCTCTTGAGCGCCTCTTTTAGCTGGCGTGCCTTCTTGAGCGACGTGCTCTGCTTGTCTTCCTGCGCCTTTGCGAAGAGATATTCGCGGCGTTCCCGAAGAGTCTTCCGCAACATGGTGAAACAAGTGTGTATATTGTGCAGAAGCTTTTGCGATGTGCCGTTTTACGGCATTTCCGTGATGTGATGCCGGCTGCCAGATGTGCGATAGAATGTACGAGATATGCTTCCCTCAGCCAAGTACGGCGCCGCTATATGGAATAAACCGTGTGATATATACAAAATTATCAATGCTATTTCACGTCCGTAATCGACTCAGGCTATTTCAGGCCGATGCTATGGGGAGTAAGCTGCGGTGATATTGCAGCCTATTAGACGGCAGTAATAGCTGTACTTGTATACAAGCTGGCGAAATGTAAAACATCACGATTGGCTGCCAATATCGCCATTAAATTCGCTGTAGGCGCTAACATCAGCGTTTGGAAGACTCGTTTTGTGTTCGTGTCTTGAGGAAGCTGTCTATCAGCAACTGCCCCGAAGGAAGCGCATCCTTCGTGCGTGGCTCTTTAGGCAGCGGTGAAACGTCGCACTCTTCTCTGTATTCGCACATTTTGCACTTCCACGACTCTTGTTTCTGCACTTGTTAAATTGAGCTTAAGCGGAACTTACTCTGACAGGCTCCGCGTGTCGGTGTCCGTCCCAGAAATCGCACAGATACTGTATTGTATACATGGTAGACGACTCCTGGAGGTCAATGTCTGAGGTGTTGAACACCTCTCCCTCGTGTTCGTATGACAACTGCATGGTCGTTGCGATTTCCGGGAGGCGCATGAAGGCGTTTTTGAATCGCCTTTCCAGCATTGCCAGGCACCCTTCATCTACGAGTTCGGCTGCTACGAAGGGTGCATCCTTGTCGCACTCAAATGCCTTATACAGTGCGTCGAACTCCTCATTTCCGCTGCGCATCTTTTCCAGCATTATGCAGTAGGCTTGAA
This genomic stretch from Babesia bigemina genome assembly Bbig001, chromosome : III harbors:
- a CDS encoding poly(A) polymerase PAP, putative, producing MTEPNANSSEDRYGITEPVSVDGPAEGDREATAELLKFLRAQNLYETEEGKLKREKVLEALNRLLQQFVRKNAARHLGIPDDEAAKISAKLLTFGSYRLGIVAPDSDIDCLCLCPQSVTRDAFFTDFYNLLKQVNLITKLHAVPDAYTPVIKLTYDGIDIDLLFASLPASTVPEEIDVLDDAVLRNMNEPTARSINGCRVAALMLALVPNKENFRTTLRYVKLWANRRGLYTTVMGYMGGVAWAILTARVCQLYPNFLPNQLIQKFFRVYAQWNWKFPVMLCKIKEVPNLPGYMAFKVWDPRNNPTDRQHLMPVITPAFPSMNSTHNITLTTKRILTEEFKRAHELLKSQRKASDMSRVWQQVLEKEDMFASHKHFLVIEVMAATEHIHGKWEGWIGSRMRFLIKKLEVVPSILVRPWPEFFKYKHHEWDYASCVFFGFKCNVSGKDTTTGTTEPTAKTFDMRMSIKGFKEIINGWTEMEAYKDQIAVNIRYLKNSQLPHFVNPRHKRTIDEVDRHAASV
- a CDS encoding Brix domain containing protein, putative: MLRKTLRERREYLFAKAQEDKQSTSLKKARQLKEALKSNKPIPTELRHLSGEVQGSLDLLDAHHREEHTHADDEYAFVGIKEPKVMVTTSRDPSSRLSQFAKEIRLIIPNSERMNRGSYILKDLVAFCKSKDVSDIVLLYEHRGEPNAMIICHLPHGPTAYFQLSEVVLRHDLPEKPPTMSEAYPHLIFHNFSSQLGERMKNIIRYMFPPANQDETRVLSFVNKRDYIHFRHHVWAANNREGEDKEVQLTEVGPRFVMRPFKIELGTVDMRDLETEWALRPYFNTRKLALTAE